The bacterium sequence ACACGCCCGGCCGCCTGTTCGCCAAAACCGTGATCGTGGCGGTCGACCACAAGTACTGCATGTTTGTGTTGCCGGCCAATGATCAAATCGATTTGGAAAAGGTGCGCCAGGCGCTCAAGGCCAGCGAGGCCCGCGTTGCCACGGAGAGCGAAGTGGCGCATGTCTGCGCGGATTGCGAGCCGGGCGCCATGCCGCCCTTCGGGAACTTCTATGAATTGCCGGTGTACGTCAGCCACCATCTCATTCAGGATCACATGATCACTTTCAACGCCGGCACCCACGAAGATGTCATGCGCCTGCTCTATCAGGATTATGACAAGCTGGTGCAGCCCAGCGTGCTGGATTTTACCATCGCCCAATGATCCCGTCTGCCGCGGGCGCCGGCAAAGGGCCGGGTGGCTGCCAACCGCCGCCCGGTTTTGCAAGCCCCGGGCAAAGTTCTCTTTCAACAGAAAGGAGGTAGCCGACATGCCGACCTATGAATACCGCTGCCAAGACTGTGGCCATCAATTCATCGAGGTGTTGCGGCTGGACGAACACGACAAGAAAAAGCCGGAATGCCCAAAGTGCAAAAGCAAAAAGGTCGAGCAAGTGCTCTCGAGCTTCTTTGCCAAAACTTCCAGCAAGACTTGAGGCAAGGGTGATACGATGAAGAATCACGTCAAAACACTCGGTGGTCTCTACCTGTTGTTCGGCTTGTTCGGGCTGGTGGTGGCGTGGATCAAATGGCAGGCGCTCGCCGGCCAAGTGCCGATGGTGGGGAAGATCAGCATCCTTTCCACCAGCAGCGGCTTCACCGGCGTGGTCTCCTTCATGTTTGTCATCATCGCGCTGCCCGCACTGCTGGCCGGCTTCGCCTTGCTCAAGCCCCGCGCCTGGTCGCGAACCCTGGCTTTGGTGACCGGCTTTCTCAGCCTGGTGATCATCCCGCTCGGCACGGCGCTGGGCATTTATGCCATCTGGGTTTTGACCAACGAAGAAGCCAGGCAGGTGTTGGATTCCGATTACGTGAAGGAAGCGGAGCTGCCGCGAGTCTTTCCGCCCTATCACTGAGCGGTGAACTCACTGCAGTTTCCGCGGCGCAAGGCCAGGGCGGTGGTGTTGCGTGCGATTGCCGGGGTCAGCGGCATCGCGCGCAGCGCCGGGCCGCGCTTGCGCTCCGTTCAATCGCTGCGAACCGTTCAGACGCAATTGGGTGAGGGGTGAAGGAGACGCTC is a genomic window containing:
- a CDS encoding YbaK/EbsC family protein yields the protein MPMLQVLKAHLDARRIPYEVVHHRRDFTAQETAAHTHTPGRLFAKTVIVAVDHKYCMFVLPANDQIDLEKVRQALKASEARVATESEVAHVCADCEPGAMPPFGNFYELPVYVSHHLIQDHMITFNAGTHEDVMRLLYQDYDKLVQPSVLDFTIAQ
- a CDS encoding zinc ribbon domain-containing protein, with protein sequence MPTYEYRCQDCGHQFIEVLRLDEHDKKKPECPKCKSKKVEQVLSSFFAKTSSKT